The following coding sequences are from one Lolium rigidum isolate FL_2022 chromosome 6, APGP_CSIRO_Lrig_0.1, whole genome shotgun sequence window:
- the LOC124667993 gene encoding uncharacterized protein LOC124667993, whose protein sequence is MPWEFATPEEEAKAEARLALERELIVHDPKTGDTCFTRVWFLDRTIFDLDEETQYGPMRYVNSTIGDDHRLVGSLNVLCLKIISSDVAYPINVYGTVIVRDNLDYKCINIFRRDRNNCQQVTSKNEDLILTGPTRGVVFRGAAFFEINLMLREDGEGNDRQFSKVLIDVLLGRINSKVCSRTVPSWLSDVQLVFSYVKNALEATIEIKVLSGPEVFHGKITACTTEVPNNFVMYDSDVGGGMAVDDGGIIQLLRHVVAVSVDETLILNIGAHGAGHSGNMSSCVRKFTPMIKGADEDEFACGPYIMRIKVIWSTLFLPRGYQEHAHL, encoded by the exons ATGCCGTGGGAGTTCGCCACgccagaggaggaggccaagGCGGAGGCGAGACTGGCTCTAGAACGCGAGCTCATCGTGCACGACCCCAAGACTGGAGACACTTGCTTCACCCGCGTTTGGTTCCTTGACCGCACCATCTTCGACCTCGACGAAGAGA CACAATATGGTCCTATGCGTTATGTGAATTCAACTATCGGTGATGACCACAGATTGGTTGGCTCTTTAAATGTGCTTTGTCTGAAGATAATCTCCTCAGATGTTGCCTACCCTATCAATGTCTATGGGACCGTGATAGTCAGAGATAATCTTGATTATAAATGCATCAACATCTTCCGACGTGACAGAAATAATTGCCAGCAAGTCACGTCAAAG AATGAAGATCTGATTCTGACTGGCCCAACTAGAGGAGTTGTTTTTCGTGGTGCAGCTTTCTTTGAGATAAATCTGATGCTCAGAGAAGATGGAGAGGGCAATGACAGACAATTCAGCAAAGTATTGATTGATGTGTTACTTGGCAGAATTAACTCTAAGGTTTGTAGCAGGACTGTTCCTAGCTGGCTTAGTGATGTGCAACTGGTATTTTCATATGTTAAAAATGCACTGGAGGCCACAATTGAGATCAAAGTTCTGTCAGGGCCTGAAGTTTTTCATGGCAAAATAACTGCTTGCACCACTGAAGTTCCAAACAATTTTGTGATGTACGACAGTGATGTTGGTGGTGGTATGGCAGTTGATGATGGTGGAATTATCCAACTATTGCGACATGTGGTGGCAGTTTCAGTAGATGAGACGCTGATACTCAATATCGGTGCCCATGGTGCTGGTCACAGTGGTAACATGTCCAGTTGTGTGAGGAAGTTCACTCCGATGATTAAAGGTGCAGATGAGGACGAGTTTGCATGTGGTCCTTACATTATGCGAATCAAAGTTATCTGGTCAACCTTGTTTTTACCACGAGGGTATCAGGAGCATGCCCATCTGTGA